The following are encoded together in the Balaenoptera acutorostrata chromosome 9, mBalAcu1.1, whole genome shotgun sequence genome:
- the MYOD1 gene encoding myoblast determination protein 1: MELLSPPIRDVDLTGPDGSLCNFATADDFYDDPCFDSPDLRFFEDLDPRLVHVGALLKPEEHSHFPAAAHPVPGAREDEHVRAPSGHHQAGRCLLWACKACKRKTTNADRRKAATMRERRRLSKVNEAFETLKRCTSSNPNQRLPKVEILRNAIRYIEGLQALLRDQDAAPPGAAAAFYAPGPLPPGRGGEHYSGDSDASSPRSNCSDGMMDYSGPPSGARRRNCYDGTYYSEAPNEPRPGKSAAVSSLDCLSSIVERISTESPAAPALLLADAPPASSPGPQEAAAGSEVERGSPTPSPDAAPQCPAGANPNPIYQVL, encoded by the exons ATGGAGCTGCTTTCGCCGCCGATCCGAGACGTAGATTTGACGGGCCCCGACGGCTCTCTCTGCAACTTTGCAACAGCGGACGACTTCTATGATGACCCGTGTTTCGACTCCCCGGACCTGCGCTTCTTCGAGGACCTGGATCCGCGCCTCGTGCACGTGGGCGCGCTCCTGAAGCCCGAGGAACACTCGCACTTCCCTGCGGCCGCGCACCCGGTGCCGGGCGCGCGCGAGGATGAGCATGTGCGCGCGCCCAGCGGGCACCACCAGGCGGGCCGCTGTCTACTGTGGGCCTGCAAGGCGTGCAAACGCAAGACCACTAACGCGGACCGCCGCAAGGCCGCTACCATGCGCGAGCGGCGCCGCCTGAGCAAAGTCAACGAGGCCTTCGAGACGCTCAAGCGCTGCACGTCTAGCAACCCAAACCAGCGGCTGCCCAAGGTGGAGATCCTGCGCAACGCCATCCGCTATATCGAAGGTCTGCAGGCGCTGCTTCGCGACCAGGACGCCGCGCCCCCTGGTGCTGCCGCTGCCTTTTACGCGCCTGGCCCTTTGCCCCCAGGCCGCGGCGGCGAGCACTACAGCGGCGACTCGGACGCGTCCAGTCCGCGCTCCAATTGCTCCGACGGCATG ATGGACTACAGCGGCCCCCCGAGCGGTGCCCGGCGGCGGAACTGCTACGACGGCACCTACTACAGCGAGGCGCCCAACG AACCCCGGCCCGGGAAGAGTGCTGCGGTGTCGAGCCTCGACTGCCTGTCCAGCATCGTGGAGCGCATCTCCACCGAGAGCCCCGCCGCGCCCGCTCTTCTGCTGGCCGACGCGCCGCCGGCGTCGTCTCCAGGCCCGCAAGAGGCGGCCGCCGGGAGCGAGGTCGAGCGCGGcagccccaccccttcccccgaCGCCGCCCCTCAGTGCCCAGCGGGCGCGAACCCCAACCCGATCTACCAGGTGCTCTGA